The genomic interval GCAGGGGAGGTCACCGAATTGACCATTTGCGCCATCTCCATCAAGCGTTGCCCCAGCGGAGAATGTTACACTGCCATCAGCGTGTTCGATAATGTTATTGCCGTTAATCGTACCGATCGTTGTCATCTTTGTTGATCCTGTAGATGGTTAGGTGTTCAGTGACATTGAAGAGTAAAGCTAATGACAATAGGCAATGGAATCGAATCGTATTGAACGAGCGATCTCAACTCTTCTCAGTTAAATTCTGAGAGAGTTGACCATTGCCTACTCCACTAACTCATGAGGTTGGATTATCTATTGCTACTCACATTGAAGTCTTTAGCAGTGATACCCAATCCAGCCAATCCTCCCAATGTGATGTATTTACACACTTGAACAATGAATGCATTCTCTCCGCCAAATGTTTGTGGCGAAAATGAGACAAAACCACTAAATGCGATAACAATGCCGATCACTGTTGTTTTCCAACTTTTAACGACTGCTTGTTTTACAGGTGAATCATTGGAGTTATTACCTGAAATAGGAGACTGTGCCATAAGAAATTACTCCTTGGAGTGCTAAAAATGACGTGAGTTTTATGAGCGCGATCGCTCAGTTGTTAGATATGAATGAACGATCGCTCCTCCCAAACCGTAGAGCCGAGGAGCGATCGCTCATTCTCTTTAGCTAAGTCCGCTATAAATTGGGTTTTGCAAACTCAACTCATACTGCGAGAGGGGCGATCGCTCTTATGGCGTAATTGGTGCCGTCCAAGCAGCATCCCAAGATTCAGGTCCCAAAATTCCATCCACTTCTAGTCCTTTTTCCTCTTGAAATTTTTTGAGAACCTCGAAACAACGCTGATCAAAGATGCCTGTATCTCCTTTACCACTAGGACCTCCTGAACCAAGTTTCCAACCTCTACTGATCATTTGTTGTTGCCATTTGACAACATCGTTTCTACTAACAGACGGGGAAGTAAGTGTAATGTAGTATCCTGGCCAACCAGGGAATATGGAGGAATTATCTACCGTTGAGAAAGTCGAGTACGTCGGTCTACCAAAGCCTAGTTGAACGCTCTTTCCACGGGTACGACGCATCACCTTTCCACCATTTCCCTCATTTCCAATATCAGTGTTTCCTTCGATAGATACTACAGAACCATCGGCATTAATTGACTCCACTATTCCAACGTGGTCAGCAATACCATCCCCAGACCAGTTGTAGAAAACCACATCACCAACTTGCGGAGTATTGAACCATCGTCTTTGGTCTTTGAACCAATCAACACCAAACGGACAGTATGCAAATCCTTTTTCTGTTGTAATGGGCAAACGTAGTCCGGCAACAGAAAAGCAATACGAAACGAAGATGGCACACCAGGGCACACCATTCATTCCATACCATGCTCCAAATTTATTCATATTACTGTCAGGTGGTGACTCTGTAATTCCAATCTGACGAGCAGCTATTGAGAGTACATCTTGTGGGGTAGTCATTCTACTTATCCTGTTATTAGGGGATCGATGAAGCACCTTTGTACACAAAGTTTTAGGTCAAAAGACTAGTTGCTTATAGACCAAGTGTGTAATATACAAAGATGGTTTTAGAAAGCTGTTGCTGCTACAATCTTCTTCAAGTATCAACGTATCAACGGAACGTAAGCGACAATAGCTATCTTTTAGTTCAAATCTTTCTTTCAGCATTGAAATAAATACTGGCAAATTTAGCCTACTTTATCGAAGACAATCGAAAAAGTCTTGTGCGTAGCCTGCAATTAAACCAGCTCGATCATTTCCATTGATGATTTGTCTTGCACCAACCCAATCTGTTGAACGATTGAAGAAATCAGAGAAGCCTAAAGTTGTAAAAAAACCATCAACCATTCCTTGCAACATAATCTTTACAGAAATGTCCAAGTCTAAAGCGAGTGAGGGATGATCGTACAGAGCAGTACCAAGACCGATCGCCTGTCCCATTTTTTGATAGTTAAAGCCATGAGTTAGCTGTACTAAACCTCTACCAAAGTAGCTGTTACCATTTGGATGAGGTAAAGCATAGTTTCTGTCAATGAGTCCTCGATTAAATAAGTTCGTAACGGCTGATATTGAACAGGAATCTGTTTGACAAAATCCTTCCCTCACAGGCTCGATTGTTTCACCCGTTTCGTGGTATGCAGTTGCAAGAGCATAGGCTAGCCAGCGCAGATCGTTCAGAGTGCTGTTCTCCCAATAGTCAAAGATGGCATCGTAGCCTTCGACTTGCTTTTGGTTAAGTGTTGAGGAGAACTGAGTTGTAGCTCTGTATTTGGTGAAAAAACTTTTTCTATCGACTTTTCGCCCATCTCCCTTCGGTGTTACCCAAAAAGGTTGCCATCTAGATAGCTTTGTATGCTTGTCTAGAGCAGTCCAGGTATTTGTGTCCACTACTCCTGAAATACTTCCTGAAGCCAGCAAACCAAGTGCATTCTGAAACTTATCGACAACATCAGATGTTCCTGCTCCAAAATCCCCATCAACTTCAATGGTATGACCACATCCAGAGAGAGCGTGTTGCAAGACAACAACCCAGATTCCCTTGTCCCCTTTCTGTAAAGATGGGCGATCTTGCGGGGCAGGGGGCTTGATATTGATTACTGACGACATCTTCGTTTCTCCTTTAGATTCTTCAACCATGAGATGGCTGAGCTATTGATTGATTGCTGTTTCAAAGTCAGCTTATCTGCCTCAAGTTGGCTTCGTCAGTCGGGAGAAGGTCGGATGAAAGTCGGATGAAGGTCAGCAAATCGATCGCGAAGGTTGGTTGCGAGGACGAACAGCCAAACAATATGAGGAGCGAAAACCAGATGAGGATATACGCGAAGATATTTGGCAAGACGTGCGCGATCGTGCACCCACTCCGACTGAACCTCGGTGGTAATTGATCCGACTTGCCTTACACACCTGAAGCAGCCCGATGGTTTGAGATCGAACGGGCACGCCTGATCAAAGTCGGATTGTCGCCAGCCTATGCTGATGGACAAATTGCCAAAAAATGCTTGATGGTGATCCACTCAACCTATCGCTAGGAAAAGTTCGATAACATCCAAGGTAAGCGTTCAGGGGGTAATAGCAACAGTAGGTAGTAGGGAGGGAGCAGATCGACCCTGCCGAGCAGCACGACAGGCCTCAACCAGATAATCTAACACTGGACGATTTTGAGATCGTAGTGTCGTGACCACCGTGAGCATTCTTGAGACAAATAAACTGCCCACTTGACTTTGAGAACCAAAGCTATTTTTGCGCCATAAAACGGCTGGACGCAGTGCCCGTTCTGCTGCATTATTGGTTGGTTCAATCCCTGCTGTTGTCACAAACGTCCATAACGCTGTCTCTACTTTCAACAGTTGCTGGCAGGTTCGAACTGTTTTTGCTAACGGTGTTTTTTCTTTTGTTCCAATGACATAAGCAGATCCCTCACTCAGCAACTCGTGAATGCGTTGCTGAATAGGTGCGACTTCTAAAATAAATTGCGAACGCTCTAAAGTGCCATCTCGAACCCGATACCACAACTCAAACAACAACTTCTGTTGAGCTAACAGTGCTCGACCTAATTCACCAGAAACTCCAGACCGTTCGGCAATCCGAGTAAAATCTCGTTTGAGATGGGCCCAACACAGTTGTCGGCCTTTGAGTTCAAGCCAAGTATAGGCACTGAAGCGGTCACTGCTGACAATGCCATTAAAGGCCTGGCCCAATAAGTCTTGGCACACGGCTTGAGAGCGTCCTAGACAGACTGCAAAATAGCTGACTAATGGGGTGACGATTACCCACAACCAACCTTTGCATCGAGTCGGATTGTTGCCATCGCTATTGCCTTGAGCAAAGCTGGTTTCATCCATATTCACCTGAGCTTGGGCTTGGACATAGCGCTGGGCTTGAACCACAGCCTCTGCAACCGAATCAGAACTCTCCTGCCGCAGTTGGTTGATACTGCCGACTGAAATCTCCACCCCAAACAATTCCCACAGCAATTCTTGGACCATTCGGTGTGACTGGCGGTACTGTCCGCTCAACACGCCAACGTGAGCCACCACTCGCTCTCCATAACCACTCCCGTTGCAAATCTCCTCGTCCCAAGCCCGCGTCACTCCCCCACATCGCCCACACGCCAAGGCATGAAACCGATGCTCACACACTTGAGGCACAATCGGAGGGATTTCTACAACCTGAATCCGATGCGGGTCGTGGTCTACTCCGTTCAATCTCCCACCACAGTGCACGCACGCTTCAGGATAATAGTCTTCAACGTTCTGGCATTGCTCAGTTGGATACAACGAGCGCCCATGCCCTTCGTGTCCAGGTTGTCCACCTCGCTGCTTGCCACTTTTCGGCTTCTCCTTCACTTTGAACCCTTTGCTCATATCCTGTGACGGAGGTTGAGACGAATTCTGGCTGTTTTGCTTGACCTGTTCCTTGAGTAATTCGTTCTCTACTTTGAATTCCTCGTATTGTTGCTCTAGCTGTTCGATGCGCCCAACCAAACTGTTCACCAATCGTTTGACACTCTCTGGGGTCTTTTCCCAATCCGTTTGGCTAATCTCGTTCACTGAGTTGGGCAAGTTCTCGTTCATCCTGTTAGCCTATCAGCACCTTTCATTTTTCTCAATTCCCTGATCCAACCGTCTGAACAGTTACCATCCAAGATTCGATCAAGAAAGGCTGGACTTCGTGCATTCGCTGAAAGTCATTGTCGGAAGAAACCAGAATCAAGTTGTGTTGAAGTGCTACTGCGGCGATCCAGAGGTCGTTATCGCTAAAGCCAAGTGAGGTCATCGTTGCTTTACGACGTTTGTTGGGTTCTTTGGGAGCAAACTGGTTGAAAATTTTGGTCTTGAGTTGACCGTAGACTTGAGCTGTCTGCTCATCTATGCGATAAATTGGAATGTCTTGGAGAAAGTTAGTTAGGACAGCAAGATTGGCTTCTCGTCGCTGCGATTTTTCCATCATGTAGACGAGTTCGCCTTGTACGATCGCACAGGTAACAAGGTTCTGTTCGCCGACTTGGGCAGCGCGATTAATTACACTTGTATCGCCAAGAATGATGCGGCTGCAATGGTTAGTATCGAGCAGATACATGAACTAGAATTGGGCTTCGCTGCGGGTATCGTAGACAGATTGTAGACAGCCCTCAAAATCGTCTCCTTGCCATTTTCCGGCATGACTCAGGATCGATCGCCCAGAGCCAGGACGAAGAGAAGGCTGGTTTTGAAGTAGGGTTTTAAGGTAGATGAGGGTTAGCTCGATCGCGCTTTCGGGAGCAGTTTCGATTGTTTGCAGGAGTTCCTCTTTGATCGATGACATCCATTGCCTCCAGTTACCCGATTAATCTCTTTCTATTCTATAGCTGTCCTAAATTGTTGGTGAGCAAGGGGAGTTGTGAAAGACTTTCCCGTCCGGGAAGGTCTTTCACAATCCAAATAGGATCGCTATATCTCTTGCCTTGCTGACCGTTGGTGGTTGGTAAAAGGTGAGGCAAAGGTCGGATGAAGGTCGGATGAAAGTCGGGTGAAGGTCAGCACAATTACGGGGAAGGCTGATTAAATTTAATTACGGCTGAGAAAATTACTGAGGAATTGACCGGAAAGTCGGTTTCTGAAGCGGAATATCTCTACAAGGAAAATTCTTGGCTTTGGAGGCTGATGTCTGAACCAGAAGAAGTTAGGGGTTGCTCTATCAGTGCAGAAAACATGCGGGTGGCTGGTTTGCCACTGCATTGAACATTTACCTGGGGAGCTTGGGTTCGTGACTGTTGAAGAAGGGTTGGCGTTAATTGAGCAAGTTTTGCCGCAGGGACAGTTAAGCAAAGTTCAGACGATCGTGTTTCGCCATGCGTGGGAAGGTCAGTCTTATAAGGAGATCGCTGAACAGTTTGATTACACCCTCGGTTACATCAAAGATACGGGTTCCGATCTCTGGAAGATGCTGTCCGATGTGATGGGCGAGAAGGTGACGCGGCGCAACTTTCAGGTTGTGCTGAAGCGGGCTATGAGGCAGAGGGCAGAGGGCGGAGGGCAAAAGGCAGAAGCAAAAAGTGACGATTCTTCAACTCAAAACTCAAAACTCAAAACTC from Kovacikia minuta CCNUW1 carries:
- a CDS encoding CHAP domain-containing protein, whose amino-acid sequence is MTTPQDVLSIAARQIGITESPPDSNMNKFGAWYGMNGVPWCAIFVSYCFSVAGLRLPITTEKGFAYCPFGVDWFKDQRRWFNTPQVGDVVFYNWSGDGIADHVGIVESINADGSVVSIEGNTDIGNEGNGGKVMRRTRGKSVQLGFGRPTYSTFSTVDNSSIFPGWPGYYITLTSPSVSRNDVVKWQQQMISRGWKLGSGGPSGKGDTGIFDQRCFEVLKKFQEEKGLEVDGILGPESWDAAWTAPITP
- a CDS encoding peptidoglycan-binding protein, whose translation is MVEESKGETKMSSVINIKPPAPQDRPSLQKGDKGIWVVVLQHALSGCGHTIEVDGDFGAGTSDVVDKFQNALGLLASGSISGVVDTNTWTALDKHTKLSRWQPFWVTPKGDGRKVDRKSFFTKYRATTQFSSTLNQKQVEGYDAIFDYWENSTLNDLRWLAYALATAYHETGETIEPVREGFCQTDSCSISAVTNLFNRGLIDRNYALPHPNGNSYFGRGLVQLTHGFNYQKMGQAIGLGTALYDHPSLALDLDISVKIMLQGMVDGFFTTLGFSDFFNRSTDWVGARQIINGNDRAGLIAGYAQDFFDCLR
- a CDS encoding PIN domain-containing protein, with the protein product MPYTPEAARWFEIERARLIKVGLSPAYADGQIAKKCLMVIHSTYR
- the tnpC gene encoding IS66 family transposase; amino-acid sequence: MNENLPNSVNEISQTDWEKTPESVKRLVNSLVGRIEQLEQQYEEFKVENELLKEQVKQNSQNSSQPPSQDMSKGFKVKEKPKSGKQRGGQPGHEGHGRSLYPTEQCQNVEDYYPEACVHCGGRLNGVDHDPHRIQVVEIPPIVPQVCEHRFHALACGRCGGVTRAWDEEICNGSGYGERVVAHVGVLSGQYRQSHRMVQELLWELFGVEISVGSINQLRQESSDSVAEAVVQAQRYVQAQAQVNMDETSFAQGNSDGNNPTRCKGWLWVIVTPLVSYFAVCLGRSQAVCQDLLGQAFNGIVSSDRFSAYTWLELKGRQLCWAHLKRDFTRIAERSGVSGELGRALLAQQKLLFELWYRVRDGTLERSQFILEVAPIQQRIHELLSEGSAYVIGTKEKTPLAKTVRTCQQLLKVETALWTFVTTAGIEPTNNAAERALRPAVLWRKNSFGSQSQVGSLFVSRMLTVVTTLRSQNRPVLDYLVEACRAARQGRSAPSLLPTVAITP
- a CDS encoding type II toxin-antitoxin system VapC family toxin, which translates into the protein MYLLDTNHCSRIILGDTSVINRAAQVGEQNLVTCAIVQGELVYMMEKSQRREANLAVLTNFLQDIPIYRIDEQTAQVYGQLKTKIFNQFAPKEPNKRRKATMTSLGFSDNDLWIAAVALQHNLILVSSDNDFQRMHEVQPFLIESWMVTVQTVGSGN
- a CDS encoding DUF2281 domain-containing protein, which translates into the protein MSSIKEELLQTIETAPESAIELTLIYLKTLLQNQPSLRPGSGRSILSHAGKWQGDDFEGCLQSVYDTRSEAQF